Proteins co-encoded in one Uranotaenia lowii strain MFRU-FL unplaced genomic scaffold, ASM2978415v1 HiC_scaffold_779, whole genome shotgun sequence genomic window:
- the LOC129760818 gene encoding uncharacterized protein LOC129760818 has product MQVMTFGARSSPSTAQYVKNAHAEQFRHTHPAAVSAIIDRHYVDDMLISTETIEEGIKLAKDVKSIHESAGFEMRNFVSNSPVVISALESQCSSGVCNEKNMNVGLETTTEKVLGMWWNTANDSFMYKISPRFDVELLAGKRIPTKREVLRTLMLLFDPLGLIGHFLMFLKCLLQEIWRTSIGWDDPIGDDQFKKWNRWLTILPQIASIKIPRCYRLLVTLSPETNVQLHILVDASESGMAAVVYLRFEREGDIDVSLVCSKTRVAPLKFLSIPRSELQSSVIGARLAKTVIENLSVKITNRFFWTDSRNVLSWLSADHRRYSQFVSHRVSEILELSNLSEWHWIPTKLNVADEGTKWTKNPDLSNTSRWFKGPPFLRLPSSRWPLPEEPVKQTEIELRAHLLCHAVSLNNNVIPTYKFSSWNKLLRSTSYVLRYISNLNSCRLKRKCSTGPLTDAELRESCTTGPLTKAELQKSEIYLFRYAQEIYQHEMEILSSHKVGIVQRNIPKNSPLHKLNPFLDENLVIRVRGRISACEFASFDVKNPIILPRSDHITYLIVLYFHIRYHHQNHQTVINELRQRFHIGGLRSLYKTVRKSCQVCKIDRAIPQPPLMSDLPPCRVAAFTRPFSYLGIDYFGPIIIKNGRKQEKRWGVLATCLTIRAVHLQLVRSLTTDSCILAIRNIMGRRGVPITIYSDRGTNFIGADNELKLALAAVNQNKLIEEFTTTDTQWIFNPPASPHMGGAWERLIRSVKANLAKLKPTHCPTEEVLENMLVEIENVINSRPLTDVPIDDDNSPVLTPNHFILGSSNGLKPYLPFDDSSLAVKKGWQLSQIMANVFWRCWVHDYLPTLTRRAKWYTEVKPIEEGDIAVIVDPKLPRNCWPKGRVISTTVSSDGRTRKAVVQTVNGIYERPVVKLAVLDVGDKDRAHEKPVPVCTPGGTVTRAN; this is encoded by the coding sequence ATGCAGGTGATGACATTCGGTGCTCGATCTTCTCCTAGCACGGCTCAGTATGTCAAAAATGCACACGCTGAACAGTTTAGGCATACGCATCCTGCTGCAGTATCCGCCATCATCGATAGGCACTATGTCGATGATATGTTGATCAGCACAGAAACAATCGAGGAAGGCATAAAATTGGCAAAAGACGTCAAATCAATTCACGAGTCCGCAGGGTTTGAAATGCGAAACTTTGTTTCCAATTCTCCCGTTGTTATCAGTGCCCTGGAATCACAATGTTCATCAGGAGTTTGCAACGAGAAAAATATGAACGTTGGACTGGAAACCACAACAGAGAAAGTTCTCGGCATGTGGTGGAACACTGCAAACGATTCCTTTATGTACAAAATCTCACCTCGATTCGATGTTGAACTTCTGGCAGGAAAGCGTATACCGACCAAACGTGAAGTGCTAAGAACGCTGATGCTACTGTTTGACCCGTTGGGACTCATCGGACATTTTTTAATGTTCCTAAAGTGTCTCTTACAAGAGATTTGGAGGACATCTATCGGATGGGATGATCCTATCGGCGAtgatcagtttaaaaaatggaaTCGATGGCTCACTATTCTTCCACAAATTGCTTCCATTAAAATTCCAAGGTGTTATCGATTGTTAGTAACGCTTAGTCCCGAAACCAACGTACAACTACACATCCTAGTCGACGCCAGCGAAAGTGGTATGGCGGCCGTAGTATATTTGAGGTTCGAGAGAGAAGGAGACATAGATGTTTCGCTGGTTTGCTCTAAAACTCGAGTAGCACCGCTTAAATTTTTATCTATTCCTAGATCTGAGCTGCAATCAAGTGTAATTGGAGCAAGGCTTGCCAAAACGGTTATCGAAAACCTATCCGTTAAGATAACTAACCGTTTCTTTTGGACAGACTCACGAAACGTGTTGAGTTGGTTATCGGCCGACCATAGGCGGTACAGCCAGTTTGTTTCCCATCGTGTAAGTGAAATTTTAGAACTATCCAACCTTTCTGAGTGGCACTGGATACCAACAAAGCTGAACGTAGCTGATGAAGGAACCAAGTGGACAAAAAACCCAGATCTAAGCAACACAAGCCGGTGGTTCAAAGGTCCTCCGTTTCTCCGACTCCCGTCAAGTCGCTGGCCGCTACCCGAGGAACCAGTCAAGCAAACGGAAATTGAGCTACGTGCACATCTACTTTGCCATGCAGTGTCCCTGAACAATAACGTTATTCCTACATATAAATTTTCCTCGTGGAACAAACTGCTCCGTTCTACATCCTACGTTTTGAGATATATTTCGAATCTAAATAGCTGTCGACTGAAGAGAAAGTGTTCTACCGGCCCTCTGACCGACGCCGAGCTTCGTGAATCGTGCACTACCGGGCCTCTGACCAAAGCAGAGCTTCAAAAGTCCGAAATCTACCTATTCCGTTACGCTCAAGAAATTTATCAACATGAGATGGAAATTCTATCGAGCCATAAGGTCGGTattgttcaacgaaatattccTAAGAATAGTCCGCTACATAAGCTTAACCCgtttttggatgaaaatttggTCATTCGAGTAAGGGGAAGAATCTCAGCTTGTGAGTTCGCATCATTTGACGTTAAAAATCCCATAATACTACCACGTAGTGACCATATTACGTACCTGATAGTGCTCTACTTCCATATACGGtatcatcatcaaaatcatcAGACCGTTATAAACGAATTGCGCCAGCGTTTTCACATTGGAGGACTCAGATCATTATACAAAACAGTACGTAAAAGCTGTCAAGTGTGTAAAATTGATCGCGCTATACCTCAACCACCTTTAATGAGCGATCTACCACCTTGTCGTGTAGCAGCTTTCACTAGACCATTCTCATACCTGGGAATTGACTATTTCGGACCAATCATTATCAAAAACGGTCGAAAACAGGAAAAACGTTGGGGTGTCTTAGCGACCTGCCTAACGATAAGGGCAGTTCATCTTCAACTTGTGCGCTCGTTGACTACAGACTCCTGTATTTTAGCTATTCGCAATATCATGGGCAGACGCGGTGTTCCTATAACTATCTACAGCGACAGAGGAACAAATTTCATAGGAGCTGACAATGAGTTAAAACTAGCATTAGCAGCTGTAAACCAGAACAAACTCATTGAAGAATTTACAACTACAGACACCCAGTGGATATTCAATCCCCCGGCTTCTCCGCACATGGGCGGAGCCTGGGAAAGGCTTATTAGAAGCGTGAAAGCAAACTTAGCAAAGCTTAAACCCACTCACTGTCCAACCGAAGAAGTTTTAGAGAACATGCTCGTAGAAATTGAAAACGTTATCAATTCCCGCCCACTTACTGATGTGCCGATTGACGACGATAACTCCCCCGTGCTCACACCAAATCACTTTATCCTTGGTTCATCAAATGGATTAAAGCCATATCTTCCATTTGACGACAGCTCGCTAGCCGTTAAGAAAGGATGGCAGTTATCGCAGATCATGGCAAACGTATTCTGGCGATGCTGGGTACACGATTATTTGCCTACACTAACTCGGCGTGCAAAGTGGTACACAGAAGTAAAGCCGATCGAAGAAGGAGATATCGCTGTTATTGTAGATCCCAAACTACCCAGAAACTGTTGGCCAAAGGGTAGAGTCATCAGCACCACGGTGTCATCGGACGGGCGTACACGGAAAGCTGTGGTGCAAACCGTCAACGGAATCTATGAACGACCAGTGGTGAAGCTTG